From a single Miscanthus floridulus cultivar M001 chromosome 8, ASM1932011v1, whole genome shotgun sequence genomic region:
- the LOC136475829 gene encoding 4-coumarate--CoA ligase 3, with translation MGSVDTAVAVPVPVAEPAAEEQAVVFQSKLPDIEINNSQSLQTYCFGKMSEVADRACLIDGQTGASYTYAEVESLSRRAASGLRAMGVGKGDVVMNLLRNCPEFAFTFLGAARLGAATTTANPFYTPHEIHRQAEAAGAKVIVTEACAVEKVREFAAGRGIPVVTVDGRFDGCVEFAEVIAAEELEADADVHPDDVVALPYSSGTTGLPKGVMLTHRSLITSVAQQVDGENPNLYFSKDDVLLCLLPLFHIYSLNSVLLAGLRAGSTIVIMRKFDLGALVDLVRKYVITIAPFVPPIVVEIAKSPRVTTADLASIRMVMSGAAPMGKELQDAFMAKIPNAVLGQGYGMTEAGPVLAMCLAFAKEPFQVKSGSCGTVVRNAELKIVDPDTGDALGRNQPGEICIRGEQIMKGYLNDPESTKNTIDKDGWLHTGDIGYVDDDDEIFIVDRLKEIIKYKGFQVPPAELEALLITHPEIKDAAVVSMKDDLAGEIPVAFIVRTEGSEVTEDEIKQFVAKEVVFYKKVHKVFFTESIPKNPSGKILRKDLRARLAAGVH, from the exons ATGGGTTCCGTGGACACGGCGGtcgcggtgccggtgccggtggcgGAGCCTGCAGCGGAGGAGCAGGCCGTGGTGTTCCAGTCCAAGCTTCCTGACATCGAGATCAACAACAGCCAGTCGCTGCAGACCTACTGCTTCGGGAAGATGAGCGAGGTGGCGGACCGCGCCTGCCTCATCGACGGGCAGACCGGCGCGTCGTACACGTACGCGGAGGTGGAGTCACTGTCCCGTCGCGCCGCGTCGGGCCTGCGCGCCATGGGCGTGGGCAAGGGCGACGTGGTGATGAACCTGCTCCGCAACTGCCCCGAGTTCGCCTTCACCTTCCTGGGCGCCGCGCGGCTgggcgccgccaccaccacggccAACCCGTTCTACACCCCGCACGAGATCCACCGCCAGGCGGAGGCGGCGGGCGCCAAGGTCATCGTCACTGAGGCCTGCGCCGTGGAGAAGGTGCGCGAGTTCGCCGCGGGCCGGGGCATCCCCGTCGTCACCGTCGACGGCCGCTTCGACGGCTGCGTGGAGTTTGCCGAGGTGATCGCGGCCGAGGAGCTCGAGGCCGACGCCGACGTCCACCCCGACGACGTCGTCGCGCTGCCTTACTCCTCCGGCACCACCGGACTCCCCAAGGGCGTCATGCTCACCCACCGCAGCCTCATCACCAGCGTCGCGCAGCAG GTTGACGGCGAGAACCCGAACCTGTACTTCAGCAAGGACGACGTGCTGCTGTGCCTGCTGCCGCTGTTCCACATCTACTCGCTCAACTCGGTGCTGCTGGCGGGCCTGCGCGCGGGCTCCACCATCGTGATCATGCGCAAGTTCGATCTCGGCGCGCTGGTGGACCTGGTGCGCAAGTACGTGATCACCATCGCGCCCTTCGTGCCGCCCATCGTGGTGGAGATCGCCAAGAGCCCCCGCGTGACCACCGCCGACCTCGCCTCCATCCGCATGGTCATGTCCGGCGCCGCGCCCATGGGCAAGGAGCTCCAGGACGCCTTCATGGCCAAGATCCCCAACGCCGTGCTCGGGCAGGGGTACGGGATGACGGAGGCGGGGCCCGTGCTGGCGATGTGCCTGGCGTTCGCCAAGGAGCCGTTCCAGGTCAAGTCCGGGTCGTGCGGCACCGTGGTGCGGAACGCGGAGCTGAAGATCGTCGACCCCGACACCGGCGACGCCCTCGGCCGGAACCAGCCCGGCGAGATCTGCATCCGCGGGGAGCAGATCATGAAAG GTTACCTGAACGACCCTGAGTCCACGAAGAACACCATCGACAAGGACGGCTGGCTGCACACCGGCGACATCGGCTACGTCGATGACGACGACGAGATCTTCATCGTCGACAGGCTCAAGGAGATCATCAAGTACAAGGGGTTCCAGGTGCCGCCGGCGGAGCTCGAGGCGCTCCTCATCACGCACCCGGAGATCAAGGACGCCGCCGTCGTGTC AATGAAGGATGATCTTGCTGGTGAAATCCCTGTCGCCTTCATCGTGCGGACCGAAGGCTCTGAAGTCACCgaggatgagatcaagcaattTGTCGCCAAGGAG GTGGTTTTCTACAAGAAGGTCCACAAGGTTTTCTTCACCGAATCCATCCCCAAGAACCCGTCCGGCAAGATCCTAAGGAAGGACTTGAGAGCCAGGCTCGCCGCCGGCGTTCACTGA